Part of the Terrisporobacter glycolicus ATCC 14880 = DSM 1288 genome is shown below.
AGATCCCATAACTACTGCTACTTTCATTATACTCCTCCTTAATTTACGATTGTAAATATTTTTTACAACCTCTTATTATATACGAACTATTATATGTTAATAGTATAATAATATTAATGTTTTGTCAATAGAATTTCATATTTTTATTTTTATTTTTTTATAAATATATGTTATATGTCGAATTATTAAGTTATTTTTATAACAAATGTACACAAGCACTTTATTTTCATCATCATAATTAACACATATGCTATAATAATTAAAGATATATTCAAAATAAAAAGGAGGTTTCTTAAACATGATAAATATAGATAATTATAATATTATTTTTTCAAATAAATTAATAAAAGAGTATTCTAATTTGAATCATAGATTCAAATCATTAGATGACATTTATATAAATGCCAAAGTTACACTTTATGAAAATGCCCATAAAGAAAAAATTCTTTTCCAAAAAAATATTTCTAGAAATACTCTAACAACATTTTTAACTTCATATAAAGCGCTGATACATAACACTTTAAAATACTATTTGATTGGTATGAAAATGGAGATATTCAGCGAGTTTATAGAAAATAATGAAATTCGTGAACTACTAGATAATATGTGTGATAATGAATTATTTAATACAGTTTTTATAGAATTCAATTTGAGTGCATTTAATAAAGGACATATAAATTTAAGTTCTTCTGAACTTCTAACTAGTTTATATGAAGATATAAATAATATTACAGAAGATTATGAAATTGAAGATATGCTTAAATGTATAAGTTTATTAGAAAGAGATTTGGAAACTGAAGATGAATTTTTAGAATTAAGTAAAGTCAAAAATTACTTAAATAATATAAAAAAATAAGCCTAGAAAATATATCTAGGCTTATTTTTTATAATCTTAAATTTTTATCCTAAAAGTACGAACTTTATAATGAACAAGAACGATAGAATTATCATTGATAAGTTTACTTCTTCTTTTCTATTTGTAGCTAATTTTAATAATGTGTAAGATAATATACCGAATATAATACCGTCTCCAATACTATTTGTAAGTGGCATAAATGAGAAAGTTATAAATGCTGGTATTGCATTTGTAAAATCAGAAAAATCAATTTTATTAAGTGATCCTGCCATCATTACACCAACTATTATTAATACAGCTGAAGTAGCTTGTGTTGGTATTGCAACAAATAATGGAGAAAATAATAATGATAAAACAAATAGTATTCCTGTTGTCACAGCAGTTAAACCAGTTTTTCCACCTTCACCAATTCCTGATGCACTTTCTATAAATGAAGTTACTGTTGATGTTCCAAGTAAAGCTCCTGTCGTTGTTCCTATAGCATCAGCTAACATAGCTTCTTTAGCTTTTGGTATATTTCCATTTTCATCTAAAAGATTTCCTTTTTCAGCAACACCTACTAAGCACCCTACTGTATCGAATAAGTCAACAAATAATAATGTAAATACTACTATTACCATATTTAAACTAAATATTTCATTAGGATTTACTGAGAATGCTTGTAAAAATACTGGTTTTAATGAAGGTATGCTAAGCGACATTATACCTTCTGGTAGACCCACTAATTTAAGGCCCATGCCTATAACAGATATTACTACTATAGAAATTAATAATGCACCTTTTTTATTTTTAGCAACCAGTACTCCTGTTACTAATAATCCGAATAATGTTAATATAACTAATGGATCATGTAAATTTCCTAAACTTCCATCAACTATTATACTTGCATTTTTTAATCCTATATAAGCTATAAATAAACCAACACCTGCTGTTACAGCATATTTTAAGTTTGTTGGTATACATTCAATTATTTTTTCTCTTAAATTTGTTACTGTAAGTAAAATAAATATAAGTCCTTCTATAAATACTGCCATAAGAGCAAATTGCCACGAATATCCCATTTGTAAAACTATGGTATTAGCAAAGAATACATTTAATCCCATACCTGGAGCTAATGCTATTGGATAATTTGCTAAAAATCCCATAAAGAAAGTTGCTATTGCTGCTGATAAAGCTGTTGCAACAAATACTGCTCCTTGATCCATCCCCGTTTGAGAAAGTATAGATGGGTTAACAACTAATATATATGCCATTGTCATAAATGTAGTTATTCCTGCCATCACTTCTGTCTTTGTGTCTGTATTATTTTCTTCTAATTTAAAAACTTTCTGTAGTAAATTTTCTTTTTTTGTTTTTGATGTCATTTCCATAATTATCATCACCCTATTTCATATATTATATTTGATTAACGTTCCATATATAGCTTATTTTCTACAAAAAATAAACTTTTTCGTTCGTGTTTTATAAGTACAATAATAGAATAACATCTCATATATTTACTGTCAATATACATTTTCGCTTTTTTACGAACATTTTTTCATTTTTCATATCATTTTATAGTTATTTATATAATAAATGCGAACTTTTTATTATATTATCTGTCATTTTTCATAAAAAAGAGAAAGTTTGATACTTTCTCTTTAAATTAATCTATGATTTTATTAAGCATACTAATTTTTTCAATTTTTCTTCATCTATACCTTTAAAAGGATTATTATCTACTCTTACTGCTGTACCAAAGTGAAAATCTGTAGCTTTTGTGGATTTTTTTATTTTATCAACATTGTCAAAGTTTAATCCTCCACCTAAAAGTATATTTATTTTTTTTTCTTCATCTATGATATCTTTTATTTCATTTATATTTTCAGTTATGTTTTTTTTACCTCCTGATGTTAATATATTTGTTATTTTTTTATATTTTTTAAGTATTTTCATACTTTCATTTAAGTCAGTATCATCTATTGCTCTATGAAAAGTTACATCTAACCCATCACATTCATTCAAAAGTTCAATTAAATGTTGTTCATTAATATTATTTTTATCATCTAAAACCCCTAAAACTACGCCATTAGCGCCTAAACTTTTTACTACTTGTATATCTTTTTTCATTATTTTCAAATCCTCTTCACTATATACAAATCCACTGGCATGGTGTCTTATCATTACATTTACAGGTATATCTACGCTGTTTACTACACTTTCTATAAGCCCATAACTTGGCGTCAAGCCACCTTCAGTTAATGCACTTACAAGTTCTATTCTATCTGCACCACACTTTTCTATAGATTTAGCATCTTCTACTGTCATTCCTATTATCTCTAGCATTATCCACCTCTTAATAAAATATATATTGTTCTTGTGATTGTATTATTTATATAAAAATATTTCAATATATTTCATTATAAAATATTTACTTTACATAAAAATTAGAGATAAGAAGTTTTAACTTCTTATCTCTAATTTTTAGTCTAATTTATCAAGTTCTTCTTCTGTATTTGGAACTTTTATTTCTCCATTTTTAACTTTATCTGCCATAGTATTTACATAGTCTAGCACATCTTGAGGAACTAAATTCTTTGTAGATTCAGGTATACCAACACCATCTTCTTTTAATCCATATATTTTAGCTTGTCCACCAGTTAGTTTTCCATCTTTAAATTCTTTAACTGTATCATATACACCAACATTAACTTTTTTCAAAGCTGATGTTAAAACATTCTTTGGTGCTAAATCACTTTGATCTTTATCTACGCCAATTGCGTATTTATTTTGTTCTTTAGCTGACTCTATAGCTCCTACACCTGTTCCTCCTGCTGCGGAAAGAATTACATCTACACCATTTGAATACATTTGATTTGCTATGGATTTTCCTTTTGCTGCATCTGCAAAGGTTCCTGCAAATTGGACTTGTACATCTGCCTCATCATTAGATTTATCTACACCATATTCATATCCATACAAAAATCTATATATAATCTGATTTTCCATTCCACCTATAAAACCAACTTTATTAGTTTTTGTCATTTTTCCTGCTATTAGTCCAGCTAAAAAAGTAGCTTCATTTTCTTTAAATAATATAGGCGTTATATTTTTTGGTATTGTGTCATAAGTTTCATCTATTATAGCAAAACTTATATCTGGATAATTATTTGCTTGAGTTTTAATATCTTCTACCATAGTATTACCAACACCTATAATCAAATCCATTCCATCATCAGCTAAAGTTTCTATATTTCCAATATACTCAGAAGCCTGTTTTGATTCTATTACCTTTACTTCTACTCCTAATTCTTTCTGTGCTTTTTGTAATCCTTCCCATGCACTTTGGTTAAAAGATTCGTCATTTATCCCGCCTACATCGGCAACCATTCCTATTTTCATACTTTTAGTGTCTTTTGTTTCTGTGTTATTTTTTTTACTTGTACACCCCACTATACTTATTAAACCTATCAGTATGGCTGAACTTAATGCTACAATTTTTTTATAATTCATATTATGCCTCCTGTCATTTTAATAATTCTGTATGTATCTATGTTTTATAAAGTTTTGGCATTTATAATAATATTATTTCAATAAGTTTATAAATTAATTACAAAAAAATAAAAAAAGACAAATAACCATAAGTTATTTGTCTTTTTTGTTTATATTATTCCCACTCTATAGTTCCTGGTGGTTTTGAAGTTATGTCGTAAACAACTCTGTTTGCTCCATCAACTTCATTTACTATTCTGTTTGATATTTTCTCTAAAACGTCATATGGCATTTTGTACCAGTCAGAAGTCATTCCGTCAGAAGATGTTACCGCTCTTATACCTACTAAGTAAGCGTAAGTTCTTTCATCTCCCATAACTCCTACAGTTTTTACGTCTGGTAATGTAGCAAATGCTTGCCATATTTCTTTGTATAAACCTGCTTTTTTAAGTTCTTCCATATATATAGCATCAGCTTCTCTTAAGATGTCACATCTTTCTTTTGTAACTTCACCGATAACTCTTATTCCAAGTCCTGGTCCTGGGAATGGATGTCTAAATATTAATCCTTCTTCTATTCCAAGTTCTAAACCTATTTTTCTAACTTCATCTTTGAATAATTCTCTTAATGGTTCTACTATTTGGAATTCTATATCTTCAGGTATTCCACCAACATTGTGATGAGATTTTATTGTAGCAGCTTCTCCATGTCCACTTTCTACAACGTCTGGATATATAGTTCCTTGTACTAAGAAGTCCATTTTTCCAAGTTTATTTGATTCTTCTTCAAATACTCTTATGAACTCTTCACCTATTATTTTTCTCTTAGATTCTGGCTCTGTTACACCTTTTAATTTTCCTAAGAATCTATCTTCACAGTTAACTCTTATTAAGTTCATATCAAACTTATCTCTGAATATTCTTTCTACATCATCACCTTCATTTTTTCTAAGTAATCCATGGTCAACGAATACACAAGTTAAGTTATCTCCTATAGCCTTATGAACAAGCACTGCTGCAACTGACGAGTCAACTCCACCACTTAAAGCACACAATACTTTTTTATCACCTATTGTTTCTTTTAACTCTTTTATCTTATCATTTATAAATGAATCTGTAGTCCAATCTCCACTTACTTCACAAACATTGTATAAGAAGTTTTTAAGTATTTTATCTCCTTCTAAACAATGTTCAACCTCTGGATGGAATTGTACTCCATAAAGATTTTTTTCTTTGTTTTCTACTGCTGCAACTGGACAATCAGCTGTATAGGCTATTACTTCAAATCCTTCTGCTACAGTATCAACTAGATCTGTATGACTCATCCAAACTGTATTAGTTGACATTCCTTCAAATAATTTTGATTCATTATATGTTATAACTGTTTTTCCATACTCTTTTTCAGATGTATTACCTTTTCTAACAACGCCACCTAAAACATGTGACATTATTTGATGTCCGTAACATATTCCAAGTATTGGAACTCCTATTTCAAATATTTCTTTTGATATTGTTGGAGAATCTGCTAAGTATGCACTATTAGGTCCTCCTGTAAATATTATCCCTTTTGGATTTTTAGCTTTTATAACTTCTATATCTGTAGTATATGGTATTATCTCACAATATACGTTATTCTCTCTTACTCTTCTTGCTATTAACTGATTATATTGACCTCCAAAGTCAACAACTAATACTAATTCATGCTTCATTACATCATATCTCCTTGTGTACTATAGTTTGGCGCTTCTTTTGTTATTGTTATATCATGTGGATGACTTTCTTTTAGAGAAGCCGCTGTTATTTTTACAAATTGAGCTGTTTCTTGTAAGTCTTTTATTGTAGGTGCTCCACAGTAACCCATTCCTGATCTTAAACCACCTATCATTTGATAAGCTATATCTTCCGCTTTTCCTTTATAAGGAACCATTCCTTCTACACCTTCTGGAACTAATTTCTTAGCACCATCTTGGAAATATCTATCTTTTGATCCGTCTTCCATAGCCGCTATAGAACCCATTCCTCTATATGCTTTGTATGATCTACCTCTGTAAAGAACTGTTTCCCCTGGACTTTCATCAGTTCCTGCAAATAAAGATCCCATCATACAAACATTTGCTCCAGCAGCTAAAGCTTTAACTACATCACCAGAGAATTTAATCCCACCATCAGCTATTACTGGTACTCCATATTTTTTAGCAACTTCTGCACAATCCATAACTGCTGTTACTTGTGGAACCCCTATGCCAGCAACTACTCTTGTAGTACATATAGATCCTGGACCCATACCTATTTTTACACAGTCAGCTCCAGCTTTTATTAAGTCTTCACAACCTTGAGCTGTAGCTACATTTCCTGCTATTACTTGTAAGTCTGGATATGCTGATTTTATTTTTTGAACCGCTTCTATAACACCTTTTGAGTGTCCATGTGCACTATCTAAAACTATAGCATCTACTTTAGCTTCATATAATGCTTTTACTCTATCTAATACATCTCCTGTTATACCAACTGCTGCTCCACATAAAAGTCTTCCTTTTTTATCTTTTGCAGAGTTTGGATATTGAATTTTCTTTTCTATATCTTTTATTGTTATTAAACCTTTTAAATGATTATCTTCATCTACTATTGGTAATTTTTCAATTTTATGTTGTTTAAGAATTTGTTCAGCCTCTTCTAAAGTAACCCCTTCTCTAGCTGTTACTAGATTATCTTTAGTCATAGCATCTTCTATTTTTTTAGACATATCTTTTTCAAACTTAATATCTCTGTTTGTTATTATTCCAATAAGCTTTTTATCTTCGTCAATTATTGGAACTCCTGATATTCTAAATTTTCCCATTATATTGTCAGCATCTTGAATCGTATGGTCTTTTGTTAAGTAAAATGGATCCACAATTACTCCACTTTCGCTTCTTTTTACTCTATCTACTTCTGAAGCTTGCTCTGCAATAGACATATTTTTATGAATTATACCCATACCACCTTGTCTAGCCATAGATATTGCCATTTTTGACTCTGTAACAGTATCCATTCCAGCACTCATTAAAGGTATATTTAATTGTATTGTCTTAGTTAAGTATGTTTGTGTATTTATCTCTTTTGGTAATATTTCTGATCTTTGAGGTATTAATAAAACATCATCAAAAGTTAATCCTTCTTTTATTATTGTAGCCATACTAATCTCCTTTCAATTTAACCCACTTTATATTTGAACATTTAATTTTTTATAAAAAAAAACCTGTATAGTTTCCATCTTTTTACTAAAAAGTGAAATCACTATACAGGTTTGAATATATGACTTAAAACTGCCTATTATTAAGCAGCTAATATATTCAAATATATATAATAATTTCACCCATAGCCAAGATTTTTACGGTTTCTCGGTAGAAACTCTCAGACCATATTTCTGAGTATATACGAGTGATTTTGTTTTAAAAATTTTCGTTATTCGCCTTATGTTTGAATAATAATTTACCAAAATAATTCGCTTGTGTCAACAAATTTTTACGATTTTCTTCATTAGCTATTATATTTATTGCCATATAAGCTTCTTTAATTAACATATTGGAATTAATTACTATAATTATTTATATAAGAAATTATGTTTTTACTTTATTTAATTTACTATTATAAGATTGTTACTTAATTTTCACATTAATAAAAACATCTTCTTCAGGTTACAACTTTTATATAATATTTATTCTTTCATATATATTTATTTTACTTATTTAAGTAATAACAATTATTATTTTAATTTGTTAATAGTAGATGCCAGATATCCTGCTCCAAATCCATTATCTATGTTTACTACAGATATACCTGAAGCACAACTATTTAACATAGCTAAAAGTGGCGCTAGTCCATCAAAATTTGCACCATATCCAACTGATGTAGGCACTGCAATAACTGGTACATCTACTAAGCCTCCTATTACACTAGGAAGAGCTCCTTCCATACCAGCTACTGCCACAATGACTCTAGCATTTTCAATCATATGTCTATTAGCTAATAGTCTATGAATTCCAGCAACTCCTACATCATATAATTTTTCTACTTTATTTCCACAGAATAAAGCTGTATAGTATGCTTCATTGGCCACAGGTATGTCAGATGTACCTCCTGTCACAATTAAAATAGTTCCTTTACCCTGATCTTTTATTTCTTCATTTTTTATTCTTAATATCTTTGATAATTCATCATATTCTGCATTAGGATATATTTTAATGATTTTATCATAAGTAGTCTTTTCGCATCTTGTTCCAAGAATATTACTACCTTTTTCGTTCATTCTTTCTATAATCCCTAAAATATGAGCATCACTTTTCCCCTTGCAATATATTACTTCTGGATATCCATTTCTTATACTTCTATGATGATCAATATGAGCATATCCTATATCTTCAAAAGGCAAATCTTTTAATTTCTCTAAGGCATCTTCTATTTCTATGTTACTATCCTTAACATCATTTAATAATTTTTTTAAGTCCATAATTCCCCTCTTTTGCTCTTGTTTTATTTATATATAATTATACCTTAATATTTTATTTAAAACACAACTATTTATTAATTAAAACTTTTTGATTCTATAAATCACCAACAATATAAATCAAACTATCTATTTTCTTAAGCGTAAAAGTGGTTATATTATCTTTGCTTAAAAATATATTTGTAATAAAAAAGAGAGAACTCTATGAGTTCCCCCTTTGTTTAAATTGTATTATATTACATCATTCCTGGCATTCCTGCTCCCATAGGTGCAGCTTTATCTTCTTTTTCTGGAATATCTGCAACAGCAGCTTCTGTTGTTAAGAATACTCCTGCTATAGATGCTGCATTTTGAAGAGCACTTCTAGTAACTTTAGTTGGGTCAACTATACCAGATTCTATCATGTTTACATATTTTTCGTTTAATGCATCAAATCCTATTTCAGGATCTTCTGCTATTACATTTTGAACTATTACTGCACCTTCAAGACCAGCATTTATAGCTATTTGTCTTAATGGTTCTTCTAATGCTTTTCTTACTATTTTAGCTCCTAGTTGCTCTTCTCCTTCAAGAGTTTCAACTAGTTTATCTAAAACTGGTATTGTACTAACTAATGCAGTACCACCACCAGCAACTATACCTTCTTCAACAGCAGCTCTAGTTGCATTTAAAGCATCTTCTATTCTTAATTTCTTCTCTTTCATTTCTACTTCTGTAGCTGCACCAACTTTAACTACTGCAACTCCACCAGATAACTTAGCTAATCTTTCTAATAATTTTTCTTTATCAAAATCAGAAGTTGTAACTTCTACTAAATGTTTTATTTGATTAACTCTATTTTGTATATCTTCTTTTGTTCCATGACCACCAACTATAGTAGTGCTATCTTTTACTACTTTAACTGATGAAGCTCTACCTAATAAATCTAAATCAGCTTCTTTTAAGTCATACCCTACTTCTTCTGATATTACAACACCACCAGTAAGAATAGCTATATCTTGAAGCATTTCTTTTCTTCTATCACCAAATCCTGGAGCCTTAACTGCAACTATTTCACAAACTCCTCTTAATTTATTAAGAACTAATGTAGATAATGCTTCACCTTCCACATCTTCTGCTATTATTAATAATCTCTTACCTTGTTCCACTATTTGATTTAGTATTGGCAATAATTCTTGTATATTAGATATTTTCTTGTCAGTTATTAATATATAAGGATCATTTAAAACTGCCTCCATTTTATCTACATCTGTAACCATGTATGCAGAAACAAATCCTCTATCAAACTGCATACCTTCAACAGTTTCTAATTCTGTATTCATAGTCTTTGACTCTTCTACAGTTATAACGCCTTCTTTTCCTACTACTTTCATTGCCTCAGCTATTAATTTACCTATTTCATCATCTCCCGAAGACACCGCTCCAACTTGAGCTATTTCTTCTTGAGTTTCTATTGTTCTTGATTGTTTCTTTAATTCTTCAACTGAAGCTTCTACTGATTTTTGTATCCCTTTTCTAAGTATTATTGGATTAGCTCCAGCAGTAACATTTTTTAAACCTTCTCTTATTATTGCTTGTGCTAAAACTGTAGCAGTAGTTGTACCGTCTCCTGCTACATCATTTGTTTTAGTAGCAACTTGCTTAACAAGCTGTGCACCCATATTTTCAAATCTATCTTCTAATTCTATTTCTTTTGCTATAGTAACACCATCATTAGTTATTAGAGGTACTCCAAACATTTTGTCTAATATAACATTTCTTCCCTTTGGTCCAAGAGTTACCTTAACTGTATCAGCTAATTTGTTTACACCAGTTTCTAATGCTTTTCTTGTATCTTGCGCAAATCTAATATCCTTTGCCATCTTCATACCCTCCTAATTTTTACTCAATAACAGCTAATATATCGCTTTGTCTTAAAATTATGTATTCTTCTGAGTCTATTTTAACTTCATTCCCTGCATATTTTGAGTATATTACTTTATCTCCAACTTCAACTTCCATTTTTACTTCACTTCCATCTACGAAGCCTCCTGGCCCAACTTCTATAACTTGTGCCATTTGTGGTTGTTCTTTTGCTGAACCTGGTAAAATAATACCACTTGCAGTTTTCTCTTCTGCTTCAACTTTTTTGATTACTACTCTGTCTGCTAAAGGTCTTATTTTCATAATTTATCCCTCCTAAAATAGAATTGTATTATTAAATTTAGTTATTATTATTTTTATCACTCTATATCTTAGAGTGCTAACAAGATAATAATAAACCATTTTCATAAAATTTTCAACCTATTTTTGAACCTTTATTTCTATATAAATATTTATCATTAAACTTTGTTTTTATACCATATTATTTTATATTTTATGATATAAAAAAAGTTTACGCCTTTCATATTAGAAAGGGTAAACTTAGTTACTTCATAAATTCCACATAATGATCGAGAACTTCCTTAGGTTCCCCCATCATTTTAATTACACCATCATGCATCCACATTACAGTATCACAAAGCTCATTTAAAGTAGAAATGTTATGAGAAACTATAACTACTGTTCTTTTTCTATCAGAAATAAGACTCTTCATTTTCGCATAACTTTTCTTTTTAAACTTTTGGTCTCCTACACTTAGAACCTCATCAATAAGCATTATATCTGTTTCTAATATAGCCGTAATAGAAAAAGCTAGCTTCGAAAACATACCACTAGAATATGTTTTTACAGGCATATCTATAAATTGTCCAAGTTCCGCAAACTCTATTATCTCATTCATTTTACTTTTTATTTCTTCTTCTGAAAATCCAAGTAGCATTCCAGATAACATAATATTTTCTCTTCCTGATAAACTTTTATTAAACCCAACACCTATTGATAATAGTGATACTGATTTATTATGTAAATTGATTGATCCTTCATCTGGAGAGAATATACCA
Proteins encoded:
- a CDS encoding BMP family lipoprotein, producing MNYKKIVALSSAILIGLISIVGCTSKKNNTETKDTKSMKIGMVADVGGINDESFNQSAWEGLQKAQKELGVEVKVIESKQASEYIGNIETLADDGMDLIIGVGNTMVEDIKTQANNYPDISFAIIDETYDTIPKNITPILFKENEATFLAGLIAGKMTKTNKVGFIGGMENQIIYRFLYGYEYGVDKSNDEADVQVQFAGTFADAAKGKSIANQMYSNGVDVILSAAGGTGVGAIESAKEQNKYAIGVDKDQSDLAPKNVLTSALKKVNVGVYDTVKEFKDGKLTGGQAKIYGLKEDGVGIPESTKNLVPQDVLDYVNTMADKVKNGEIKVPNTEEELDKLD
- the larB gene encoding nickel pincer cofactor biosynthesis protein LarB → MDLKKLLNDVKDSNIEIEDALEKLKDLPFEDIGYAHIDHHRSIRNGYPEVIYCKGKSDAHILGIIERMNEKGSNILGTRCEKTTYDKIIKIYPNAEYDELSKILRIKNEEIKDQGKGTILIVTGGTSDIPVANEAYYTALFCGNKVEKLYDVGVAGIHRLLANRHMIENARVIVAVAGMEGALPSVIGGLVDVPVIAVPTSVGYGANFDGLAPLLAMLNSCASGISVVNIDNGFGAGYLASTINKLK
- the groL gene encoding chaperonin GroEL (60 kDa chaperone family; promotes refolding of misfolded polypeptides especially under stressful conditions; forms two stacked rings of heptamers to form a barrel-shaped 14mer; ends can be capped by GroES; misfolded proteins enter the barrel where they are refolded when GroES binds), yielding MAKDIRFAQDTRKALETGVNKLADTVKVTLGPKGRNVILDKMFGVPLITNDGVTIAKEIELEDRFENMGAQLVKQVATKTNDVAGDGTTTATVLAQAIIREGLKNVTAGANPIILRKGIQKSVEASVEELKKQSRTIETQEEIAQVGAVSSGDDEIGKLIAEAMKVVGKEGVITVEESKTMNTELETVEGMQFDRGFVSAYMVTDVDKMEAVLNDPYILITDKKISNIQELLPILNQIVEQGKRLLIIAEDVEGEALSTLVLNKLRGVCEIVAVKAPGFGDRRKEMLQDIAILTGGVVISEEVGYDLKEADLDLLGRASSVKVVKDSTTIVGGHGTKEDIQNRVNQIKHLVEVTTSDFDKEKLLERLAKLSGGVAVVKVGAATEVEMKEKKLRIEDALNATRAAVEEGIVAGGGTALVSTIPVLDKLVETLEGEEQLGAKIVRKALEEPLRQIAINAGLEGAVIVQNVIAEDPEIGFDALNEKYVNMIESGIVDPTKVTRSALQNAASIAGVFLTTEAAVADIPEKEDKAAPMGAGMPGMM
- a CDS encoding NCS2 family permease, whose protein sequence is MEMTSKTKKENLLQKVFKLEENNTDTKTEVMAGITTFMTMAYILVVNPSILSQTGMDQGAVFVATALSAAIATFFMGFLANYPIALAPGMGLNVFFANTIVLQMGYSWQFALMAVFIEGLIFILLTVTNLREKIIECIPTNLKYAVTAGVGLFIAYIGLKNASIIVDGSLGNLHDPLVILTLFGLLVTGVLVAKNKKGALLISIVVISVIGMGLKLVGLPEGIMSLSIPSLKPVFLQAFSVNPNEIFSLNMVIVVFTLLFVDLFDTVGCLVGVAEKGNLLDENGNIPKAKEAMLADAIGTTTGALLGTSTVTSFIESASGIGEGGKTGLTAVTTGILFVLSLLFSPLFVAIPTQATSAVLIIVGVMMAGSLNKIDFSDFTNAIPAFITFSFMPLTNSIGDGIIFGILSYTLLKLATNRKEEVNLSMIILSFLFIIKFVLLG
- the guaA gene encoding glutamine-hydrolyzing GMP synthase; this translates as MKHELVLVVDFGGQYNQLIARRVRENNVYCEIIPYTTDIEVIKAKNPKGIIFTGGPNSAYLADSPTISKEIFEIGVPILGICYGHQIMSHVLGGVVRKGNTSEKEYGKTVITYNESKLFEGMSTNTVWMSHTDLVDTVAEGFEVIAYTADCPVAAVENKEKNLYGVQFHPEVEHCLEGDKILKNFLYNVCEVSGDWTTDSFINDKIKELKETIGDKKVLCALSGGVDSSVAAVLVHKAIGDNLTCVFVDHGLLRKNEGDDVERIFRDKFDMNLIRVNCEDRFLGKLKGVTEPESKRKIIGEEFIRVFEEESNKLGKMDFLVQGTIYPDVVESGHGEAATIKSHHNVGGIPEDIEFQIVEPLRELFKDEVRKIGLELGIEEGLIFRHPFPGPGLGIRVIGEVTKERCDILREADAIYMEELKKAGLYKEIWQAFATLPDVKTVGVMGDERTYAYLVGIRAVTSSDGMTSDWYKMPYDVLEKISNRIVNEVDGANRVVYDITSKPPGTIEWE
- a CDS encoding co-chaperone GroES, giving the protein MKIRPLADRVVIKKVEAEEKTASGIILPGSAKEQPQMAQVIEVGPGGFVDGSEVKMEVEVGDKVIYSKYAGNEVKIDSEEYIILRQSDILAVIE
- the guaB gene encoding IMP dehydrogenase, coding for MATIIKEGLTFDDVLLIPQRSEILPKEINTQTYLTKTIQLNIPLMSAGMDTVTESKMAISMARQGGMGIIHKNMSIAEQASEVDRVKRSESGVIVDPFYLTKDHTIQDADNIMGKFRISGVPIIDEDKKLIGIITNRDIKFEKDMSKKIEDAMTKDNLVTAREGVTLEEAEQILKQHKIEKLPIVDEDNHLKGLITIKDIEKKIQYPNSAKDKKGRLLCGAAVGITGDVLDRVKALYEAKVDAIVLDSAHGHSKGVIEAVQKIKSAYPDLQVIAGNVATAQGCEDLIKAGADCVKIGMGPGSICTTRVVAGIGVPQVTAVMDCAEVAKKYGVPVIADGGIKFSGDVVKALAAGANVCMMGSLFAGTDESPGETVLYRGRSYKAYRGMGSIAAMEDGSKDRYFQDGAKKLVPEGVEGMVPYKGKAEDIAYQMIGGLRSGMGYCGAPTIKDLQETAQFVKITAASLKESHPHDITITKEAPNYSTQGDMM
- a CDS encoding ABC transporter ATP-binding protein yields the protein MSEKSIAIEVNDLSITYKSLKAYSIKRNLLKLKKVDVKKFKAVNDVSFKVEEGHILGIIGKNGSGKSTMLKALAGIFSPDEGSINLHNKSVSLLSIGVGFNKSLSGRENIMLSGMLLGFSEEEIKSKMNEIIEFAELGQFIDMPVKTYSSGMFSKLAFSITAILETDIMLIDEVLSVGDQKFKKKSYAKMKSLISDRKRTVVIVSHNISTLNELCDTVMWMHDGVIKMMGEPKEVLDHYVEFMK
- a CDS encoding copper homeostasis protein CutC: MLEIIGMTVEDAKSIEKCGADRIELVSALTEGGLTPSYGLIESVVNSVDIPVNVMIRHHASGFVYSEEDLKIMKKDIQVVKSLGANGVVLGVLDDKNNINEQHLIELLNECDGLDVTFHRAIDDTDLNESMKILKKYKKITNILTSGGKKNITENINEIKDIIDEEKKINILLGGGLNFDNVDKIKKSTKATDFHFGTAVRVDNNPFKGIDEEKLKKLVCLIKS